The following are encoded in a window of Fusarium oxysporum f. sp. lycopersici 4287 chromosome 5, whole genome shotgun sequence genomic DNA:
- a CDS encoding hypothetical protein (At least one base has a quality score < 10), with protein sequence MGIDKKENRCSENVTGTNQVITVCNSSSFLWPGHQVYGNSLYNCSRGDKTSIGLLPLMSQLILAPCAEKLLRSLTIFPLEKDARQGLCMQSCWQRKRWSAF encoded by the coding sequence ATGGGCATTGACAAAAAGGAGAATCGTTGCAGTGAAAACGTCACTGGTACCAATCAGGTCATAACGGTGTGTAACAGCAGCAGCTTTTTGTGGCCTGGCCATCAGGTATATGGGAACTCCCTATATAATTGTTCCAGAGGAGACAAAACCAGCATAGGACTTTTGCCTCTAATGTCTCAATTAATCCTTGCTCCTTGTGCTGAGAAGCTGCTTCGCAGCTTGACGATTTTCcctcttgagaaggatgcgAGGCAAGGTTTATGCATGCAGTCATGTTGGCAAAGAAAAAGGTGGTCAGCATTCTAA
- a CDS encoding hypothetical protein (At least one base has a quality score < 10): MNPGSPGAWTPWIDELACQETEEPLPIDINTAGDGSSLSDGDFWADLGMSQGLNMLDLAPSAMPTNTYHAQYPAAFDHIAPPVTEAGHLMDISESSEHTPPHAIVQLSNLVTKIHETSKSLEESPWSNVPDTKQLQNYPIGRVLSLSQDFCSILSWIWGKSNISSDGHSSGNGSSPTPSAEMLDYAEVLSSIKMTQDPTTSSSMTASVDMPTMLLVLSCYTSLIKLYSLVFAHFQNHLSHLPETPSPYPSQAALASHRWGLQLGELPSADETCTKICTAVQVLLDAFQSVEDVVGLPRSLSAVRQRTCDIEGVDFSAELGRTSLWTDYMVHFVVRSNTIRADTEECEEMRELSMKVRSLKALIREKMNL; this comes from the coding sequence ATGAACCCAGGTTCACCTGGGGCTTGGACTCCGTGGATCGACGAGCTTGCATGTCAGGAGACAGAGGAGCCGCTGCCTATTGATATCAACACGGCTGGTGACGGCTCAAGTCTGAGTGATGGGGATTTCTGGGCGGATTTGGGGATGAGCCAAGGGTTAAATATGTTGGACCTTGCGCCGTCTGCTATGCCGACAAACACTTATCATGCGCAGTACCCGGCTGCTTTTGATCACATTGCACCACCTGTGACCGAGGCTGGGCACTTGATGGACATATCGGAGTCTTCGGAGCACACTCCGCCACATGCCATTGTGCAGCTGTCAAATCTTGTGACAAAGATCCACGAGACCTCAAAGTCTCTCGAAGAGTCTCCGTGGTCTAATGTTCCTGACACAAAACAGCTGCAAAACTATCCAATTGGCCGCGTATTGAGCCTATCTCAAGATTTCTGCTCCATACTCAGTTGGATCTGGGGCAAAAGTAACATCTCCTCCGACGGCCATTCGTCAGGAAACGGAAGTTCTCCAACCCCTTCGGCAGAGATGCTTGATTATGCCGAGGTACTATCATCTATCAAAATGACCCAAGATCCAACCACGAGCTCCTCCATGACCGCTTCGGTCGACATGCCGACGATGCTACTCGTTCTGAGCTGCTACACATCCCTCATCAAGCTGTACAGCCTTGTATTTGCCCATTTTCAGAACCACCTCTCTCATCTCCCTGAAACTCCGTCTCCGTACCCTTCCCAGGCGGCGCTGGCCTCTCATAGGTGGGGCTTGCAGCTCGGAGAACTGCCCTCCGCGGACGAAACGTGCACCAAGATTTGCACGGCCGTTCAGGTTCTTCTCGATGCGTTCCAGTCCGTGGAAGATGTCGTTGGTCTTCCGCGGTCCCTTAGCGCTGTTAGGCAGAGGACATGTGATATTGAGGGGGTGGACTTTAGCGCTGAGCTGGGGAGGACGTCGCTTTGGACTGATTACATGGTGCATTTTGTTGTCAGGTCAAATACGATTAGGGCTGATACTGAGGAGTGTGAGGAAATGAGAGAGTTGTCAATGAAGGTTAGATCGCTTAAGGCGTTGATCAGAGAAAAGATGAATCTTTAA